From the genome of Aspergillus oryzae RIB40 DNA, chromosome 4:
TGCCGATTCATAATGGACTGGGAATGAGATCCCTCGCAGGAAATTAGATGTGTATTCGTATTTTACGCGCCATATTCTACCGACTGGCTACCGGACAAGGGTGAGAAATAGAACGAACGCTagggaaacaagaaaacagaaggggTTGTCGCAAGCACAAGGACGAGATACAATTTTGGCACAAAGTAGACAAGCCAAGGATTAAACCGACAAGCAGAGCGGGCGCTGAGTTGCAAGCCGATCAGTATTCAggctcttcctcctccaatgGCTCGCCATCGTTGGCAACCTCCTCGTAATCCTTCTCCAGGGCAGCGAGGTCTTCACGGGCCTCGGAgaattctccttcttccatACCCTCGCCGACATACCAGTGGACGAAGGCACGCTTGGAGTACATGAGATCGAACTTGTGATCAAGACGGCTCCAGGCCTCGGAGAtggcggtggtgttggagagCATGCTGACAGAGCGATCGACCGGGGCAAGTTCGCTGTTGGGAACGCGCACGGGCTTCTGGTAGTTAATACCCAGCTTGAATCCAGTAGGGCACCATTCGACCAGGTTGAAGGaagccttggccttgatggcAGCTACGGCCTGGGTGCAGTCACGGGGCACAACGTCACCGCGGTACAGCAGAGCCACAGCCATGTACTTTCCGTTACGAGGATCGCAGACAACCATCTGGTTATTAGGCTCGAAGCCTAAAAGTCGTTGTCAGTCACTCCATGCCACCAATAGTACTCGGGGGAACAGTAAGGGGTCCATACACTGGAAGGTAAGATCCTGCACCTTGAAGCTTTCATGAGAACTGCGGTTGCTGGATACAACGGGGGCAAAGGAGATCAACGGGTAGTGGATACGAGGGAAGGGCACCAAGTTGGTCTGGAATTCAGTCAAGTCGACGTTGAGGGCACCATCGAAACGCAGACTGGAGGTGATAGAGCTGACAACCTGAGCAATCAGGCGGTTCAGATGCTCATAGCTCGGGCGGGGGATATCCAGGTTGCGACGGCAAATGTCATAGACTGCCTCGTTGTCAACAAGGAAGGTGCAGTCAGCGTTCTCAATAGTGCTGTGGGTGGACAGTACAGCATTGTAGGGCTCAACAACCGCAGTTGATACACGGGGGGCAGGGTAAACGGCGAACTCTAGCTTGGCTTTCTTGCCGTATTCAGTGGAGAGGCGCTCCAACAACAGAGCACCGAAACCAGAGCCAGTACCACCACCGAAGGAGTGGAAGACCAGGAAGCCCTGTAGAGAGGAACAGTTATCTGGCAAGATCAGCAGAGGCCTAAAATATGGTCGGTTCATTAGCCCTACCGGCCACCCGGCGGACGCGGTCAACGACGTTGTCCACAAGCTCCTTTCCGATGGTATAGTGACCACGAGCATCTGTCGTTCATCGATTAGCCTTTGCTTTCTACCGATGTTCTCTTTAAACCGTACAGTTGTTGGCCGCGTCTTCCTTTCCGCTAATCAACAGCTCAGGGTGGAAGAGCTGGCGGTAGTCACCGGTACGGATCTCATCAATAGGCTGGCAACAGTCAGCGTAATAAGTTCCTCACAAGCATTCACTTGCTTTCTGGAAGACGATTGCGTACCGATGGGTCGAGGTCAACGAAGATCGAACGGGGGACGTATTTGCCGTTGCTGGTCTCGCTGAAGAAGGTCTCGAACGAAGCGCCCGAGTTGAGTTCCTCGGACGCCTCGGGGTCGATACGGCCATCAGCCTTGAGGCCATGCTCCAGAAGGTATCTGTATCGGTCGCGATTAGCTTGATTGCAAGCTGGTTGCTGCCGAGACGTGGGCTAGTTCAGAGTGGGGTATGTAGATGTTGGCAACGGGAAAAGCGGTGAACATACAACTCCCAAGCGCTGTTACCAAGCTGCGTACCAGCCTGGCCAATGTGGATGTGGCAAATCTAAATAAGAAGGACGGAGGTCAGAATCCAGAGATACACGTCCATGGGTAAGGGCGATGCTAAGGCAAGATGAGCCCGAATGAGGTAAATTTCAACGGTCGTGGTTAAGGGGAGGGGCGTGACAGTGCGGGGGAAGTAAATAAGCAAACGGCAGTAAATTCAGAGTGGTTCGTACCTCGCCTCTCATGATGGCTTAACGAGATGATAATACGGGAGAAGGATGGAGCAAAAGGATATCCCGGTGGTTGGATGGGAGAGAATTGGAAAAGAGTCAGGTGTAGTTTAAAGGaatcgaagaggatgaggagagaagagaagagagaactAGTAAAGTGAAGGAGCAGTGGAGTGATAGTTCGGCGTTCGTTCTTGCCCGTGGGCCCAATCAACAAGACCCTGTCAGCCAATCAGCGGCCTTCCTGCCTCTCCTGACCCATCCACTGAGCGGATCATTACGTGACCCGTCAGAGCCCATCATGTTATGTTATTTCCTCTTCCATATCCTTGGACCCTGGATCACCCTCATAGTTCACATTAACAATATCTACTCGGCACGCACGGAGTACTTCCATGGATTATCAATCAACCGTACTCAATCTTAACTGAAAACGGATAATCGACACTCAGAGACATAAGAAGAACCCTAACTCAGAAGTTTGACTTAGTATCTCCACTCCCGATAGCCGTTAGGTTAGACTATCGGAGGCAGCCGTCTGCCTCATTACCTGTAAGCTGAGCCTCACCTTTAGTTCCATTGATGTacagaaaataaagaaactCATCCACTACCTATGCTCTGTAAAGCATCGCCTACTAAGTACTTGAAGTTCTTTACAGGTTCACCTTGAGAGTGCAACAATCTTCAAAAAAGACACAAGTATCCCAAACATGGGTCCTTAGTCATGACCCGATCATCTGTTGATTAGATCTAGTACTACTTGTGCGGTTATGATTGTTTTGTATAGTGCTATCCTCTCAAAGTAGAAGTTAATGCTCTCCAGCTGTCATGCTAGAAAAATACAAGGAAAGGATCCTGATTGAACAGTATGAAGTCAGGACAGCTGAAATTCCTATTGGAAAAGCCGCATATAAGACGCTTAGTATACCTTGTAACTTGTCTTGCGCAGAGCACCCTACTGTCTTCACAATATAAGTACTGAACTGTGCTCTTGCACTTCCTCCTTCGGATTACTCGTGTACATTGTGCCTAAGGCCATCACACTCACCCAAGTGAGCAATATTATACTCAACCTGGAATAAATAGCATTTACCCTTAAGAGAACAACAATAATCCCGAGGAAGTTAATGATCAAAATTAACTTGTCAATAATAGAGGTGTGCAGACACAAACTCTCAAGTCTTAGAGACCACTCACTTTATATATGATCAGCTTCGGCCCTTCCTTGGAGCTATCAACCCGACGGCTTCATAGCTGGTCAGATAAGGAAGGTGAGAATAGATATCCCTGCTTGGTTTAAATAGCTTTTCGCGTCTGTCATAGTTAAAATACTTTGAGTCTATGTTTAGGTATGGTATGGCTAGTGGGTGAAGGAGCAGAATGGGGTCCAGTGCATCTTTTTTATCTATAGAACTCTGTTAGAGTCATACAAGCGAAAAGGGAATGGATATCGGTGTAGAATGTTGATGTAGAGTGACCAAGAAATCGATGACCGCACGGTGATGGAGATCACCTGCGAGGCAAGTCTGGGGGTTTTGACAGTTATTGGAAGCTTTGAGGGTGAAGGTTTCAATCCGTTTACTTGGAACTGAATAAGTGTAGACGTTGTTAGGATGTGCTGGAAGTAACTTTTTGAGTCTTAAGGAAGACATTGATTTGTTCTTCTCACAAGTTATAAGCCAAGCTATGGATCATAGAACTCCGGAGATCACGCTTGGTCGGACTTGctgtcattttcttcttagATGTGCGAAGGAAGAACACCGCTATGCGGGTGACGGTCATAACATGCAGAAGAATCCGAGTCATACCGAAAATGGAATGAGTTTTAGAGAGGGAGGGTAATATAACGGCGTGACCGATATAAGTGCTAGACAGCATCCTGTGCAACGCACCTAGCTCATACCATCGTAGATCTAATCTTTCGCGTTCCATCTACAAGGAGGCCAGAGCATTGTTCAACATCTCCTTTTATGGAACCCATCCACCAGTCGTCTAACTTACCAGAACCCAATCTAAtgtgggaaaaagaaatcacGGTGAGGCGACTAGAATATGAGGATCGCCGCTCCCCGTTGATAACTCGGTGGTGGCGTTGAATTAAGGCCCTAATTGGAAGGGGGAATGTAAATATGCTTCCGATGTAGTCTAGATCGTCATCCTAACTCACCAAAATATTTCCAGCACGCTCCACATCTAAGTTGTCCCAAGACATATCGGCATCTGTTGAAGCTATGGTCCACACGAAGGCCGGTATAGACGAATAGCGAACGCTAGGTCAGCTGGTATGTACAGCCTTCATGAAAGATACCCGGGCTCTTTACACAGGTCGTCCAGAATTTTCCTTACACTGTGACTTGATGCTTTAAGCGTCTATTGCCTGAGCCTCAGTATTTAGAACAGTGTCTTGTGCAGAAAGAACAAAGGAGCCAGTCTTTAGTGTTTGGGGGTATTAACAGTTGTGCACTACTAAATAAGCTAATGTACTGTAAACCCTCGCCATAAGCCAGTACTTTATCTGGCCCTCtaaattgcttatatcgTACTTGCTTATAGCGAATTTCACAATAATTTCCCAGAGCCGTATTAATAGAGTACTATGTTCTTCTGCCATCATGTCGAGATGTTTCAGCCATCATATTCCGGGACTGGTCCTTTATACTAAACTACGTACATTATAGAGGTATATTTCAGCAATCTGGGTAACTATGATCCACCACGTGCTCTTCGGGAAATGCGGGGATGCAATGATACCATACCTCGGTTTATGGACAATAT
Proteins encoded in this window:
- a CDS encoding tubulin alpha chain (alpha tubulin), translating into MRGEICHIHIGQAGTQLGNSAWELYLLEHGLKADGRIDPEASEELNSGASFETFFSETSNGKYVPRSIFVDLDPSPIDEIRTGDYRQLFHPELLISGKEDAANNYARGHYTIGKELVDNVVDRVRRVADNCSSLQGFLVFHSFGGGTGSGFGALLLERLSTEYGKKAKLEFAVYPAPRVSTAVVEPYNAVLSTHSTIENADCTFLVDNEAVYDICRRNLDIPRPSYEHLNRLIAQVVSSITSSLRFDGALNVDLTEFQTNLVPFPRIHYPLISFAPVVSSNRSSHESFKVQDLTFQCFEPNNQMVVCDPRNGKYMAVALLYRGDVVPRDCTQAVAAIKAKASFNLVEWCPTGFKLGINYQKPVRVPNSELAPVDRSVSMLSNTTAISEAWSRLDHKFDLMYSKRAFVHWYVGEGMEEGEFSEAREDLAALEKDYEEVANDGEPLEEEEPEY